Proteins co-encoded in one Gossypium arboreum isolate Shixiya-1 chromosome 11, ASM2569848v2, whole genome shotgun sequence genomic window:
- the LOC108456294 gene encoding protein DETOXIFICATION 49-like encodes MCQFTSSNDTCTCNPNVPYLLPSKANEGSNMYPSFTPKSPIWNQDEKLERAMPSVSLAIEEAISIAKIALPMILTGLVLYSRSLISMLFLGQLGELALAGGSLAIGFANITGYSILSGLAMGMESICGQAFGARKYTLLGITLQRTVLLLLVTSLPISLLWINMKKILTLCGQDEAIAIEAQSYLIYSILDLLAQSLLHPLRIYLRTQSITLPLTCCAILSILLHVPVNYLLVYHLKLGTKGVALSGVWTNFNLVASLIIYILYFKVHKKTWGGFSMECFKEWKSLLNLAIPSCISVCLEWWWYEIMILLCGLLLNPKATVSSMGILIQTTALIYIFPSSLSFSVSTRVGNELGANQPKRAKLAAFVGLHCGFMLGFSALVFTVTVRKIWATMFSADKEIIALTSLVLPIIGLCELGNCPQTTGCGVLRGTARPKVGANINLGCFYLVGMPVAIWLAFFSGFDFKGLWLGLLAAQGSCVLTMMVVLVRTDWDLEAAKAKQLTGTVLVVDDSDKAEFKEESISLLSDSNHYCLV; translated from the coding sequence ATGTGTCAATTTACATCCTCTAATGACACTTGCACTTGCAATCCAAACGTGCCTTACCTTCTCCCTAGTAAAGCCAACGAAGGGTCCAACATGTACCCATCGTTTACCCCTAAAAGCCCAATATGGAACCAAGACGAAAAGCTTGAAAGGGCCATGCCTTCTGTGTCTCTTGCAATCGAGGAAGCCATTTCCATAGCTAAGATAGCTCTTCCCATGATACTAACGGGGCTCGTGTTATATTCGCGCTCGTTGATTTCCATGCTCTTCCTCGGTCAACTCGGTGAACTTGCTTTAGCCGGTGGTTCGCTTGCCATTGGCTTTGCCAATATCACCGGTTACTCTATCCTTTCGGGTCTTGCCATGGGAATGGAATCCATTTGTGGACAAGCTTTTGGTGCTCGAAAGTATACCCTTCTTGGCATCACGTTGCAAAGAACGGTGCTATTGCTTTTAGTTACCTCTTTACCCATTTCTCTTCTATGGATAAACATGAAGAAAATACTCACACTTTGTGGCCAAGATGAAGCTATAGCCATTGAAGCACAATCATATCTTATTTACTCCATCCTTGATCTCTTAGCTCAATCCCTTTTACACCCATTGAGAATCTATCTAAGAACCCAATCCATAACTTTACCTCTAACATGTTGTGCCATTTTATCAATTCTTCTCCACGTACCAGTCAATTACCTTCTCGTATACCATCTCAAATTAGGAACCAAAGGTGTTGCTCTTAGTGGTGTATGGACCAACTTCAACCTTGTAGCCTCATTGATAATCTATATCCTTTACTTCAAAGTTCATAAAAAGACATGGGGAGGGTTTTCAATGGAGTGCTTTAAAGAATGGAAATCCCTATTGAATTTAGCCATTCCAAGCTGCATTTCAGTCTGCCTTGAATGGTGGTGGTACGAGATCATGATCCTTCTATGTGGGTTGTTGTTAAACCCCAAAGCCACCGTTTCTTCAATGGGCATTTTGATTCAAACAACAGCCTTGATCTACATATTCCCATCTTCACTAAGCTTCAGTGTATCAACAAGGGTAGGGAACGAACTCGGTGCTAACCAACCCAAAAGAGCTAAACTCGCCGCCTTTGTAGGCCTTCATTGCGGCTTCATGTTGGGGTTTTCAGCACTTGTATTTACCGTAACAGTtaggaaaatatgggctactatgtTCTCCGCCGATAAAGAGATCATAGCATTAACCTCCCTCGTTTTGCCGATAATCGGTTTATGCGAGCTCGGGAACTGCCCACAAACCACAGGCTGTGGTGTGTTACGAGGCACTGCCAGACCCAAAGTAGGAGCCAACATAAACCTCGGTTGCTTCTACCTTGTTGGCATGCCGGTTGCAATATGGCTAGCTTTCTTTTCTGGGTTTGATTTCAAGGGACTATGGCTCGGACTATTGGCTGCACAAGGCTCATGTGTGTTGACCATGATGGTGGTCTTGGTTAGAACAGATTGGGATTTGGAAGCTGCAAAGGCTAAACAACTGACCGGAACAGTACTGGTTGTCGATGACAGTGACAAAGCAGAATTCAAGGAGGAATCTATTTCATTATTAAGTGATTCAAATCATTATTGCCTCGtttaa